One genomic window of Oncorhynchus kisutch isolate 150728-3 linkage group LG24, Okis_V2, whole genome shotgun sequence includes the following:
- the LOC109869319 gene encoding proteasomal ubiquitin receptor ADRM1 — translation MSGALFPSLVSGSRGSSSKFLVEFRAGKMTMKGSTVTPDKRKGQVYVQQTDDSLIHFCWKDRTSGNVDDDLIIFPDDCEFKRVNQCTTGRVFVLKFKAGSKRLFFWMQEPKTEKDEEYCRKVNEYLNNPPMPGALGSGGNSGHELSALGGEGGLQSLLGNMSHNQLMQLIGPTGLGGLGGLGALAGPGLASLLSSGGPAAGNSSSSPSQSPAVTPTSTSAATRLGSSQVPTTPITPSATSAASPMASPTIPVAPSIAAGAASPIQLSDLQSILATMNVPAAGQGVDLASVVTPEIMAPILANAEVQERLLPFLPTGESLPQSTDELHNTLTSPQFQQAMSLFSSALASGQLGPLMNQFGLPTEAVDAANKGDVEAFAKAMETDSKSDHEDDAKDKKDEDMSLD, via the exons ATGTCGGGAGCTCTGTTTCCCAGTCTGGTGTCGGGGTCCCGCGGCTCCTCTAGCAAATTCCTGGTTGAGTTTCGGGCCGGGAAGATGACCATGAAGGGTAGCACGGTGACTCCAGACAAGCGCAAGGGACAAGTCTATGTTCAGCAAACCGACGACTCCCTCATTCATTTCTGTTGGAAGGATCGGACCTCTGGAAACGTGGACGAT GACCTGATCATCTTCCCAGATGATTGTGAGTTCAAGAGAGTGAACCAGTGCACAACTGGTCGGGTGTTTGTGCTGAAGTTCAAGGCTGGCTCCAAGAGGCTGTTCTTCTGGATGCAG GAGCCCAAAACTGAAAAGGATGAGGAGTACTGTCGTAAAGTGAATGAGTATCTGAACAACCCTCCCATGCCTGGGGCCCTTGGCAGTGGAGGCAACAGCGGGCATGAACTGTCTGCTCTGGGGG GTGAGGGTGGACTGCAGAGTCTGCTCGGTAACATGAGTCACAACCAGCTCATGCAGCTCATTGGACCAACTGGACTAGGTGGTCTTG gaggTCTTGGGGCCCTGGCTGGACCAGGCCTGGCCAGCCTGCTCAGTAGTGGAGGTCCTGCAGCCGGCAACTCCTCTTCAAG TCCATCTCAATCTCCTGCTGTcacccccacctctacctctgCTGCCACCCGGCTGGGCTCCTCCCAGGTGCCAACCACACCCATCACCCCGTCTGCCACCAGTGCAGCGTCACCCATGGCCTCACCCACCATCCCGGTTGCCCCCTCCATCGCAGCCGGGGCAGCCAGCCCCATCCAGCTGAGTGACCTGCAGAGTATCCTAGCAACCATGAACGTACCTGCGGCTGGGCAGGGAG TGGACCTGGCCAGTGTTGTGACCCCTGAGATCATGGCTCCTATTCTGGCCAATGCTGAGGTCCAGGAGAGGCTGCTGCCCTTTCTGCCGACAGGAGAGTCCCTGCCTCAGAGCACCGACGAGCTCCACAACACACTCACCTCTCCACAGTTTCAGCAG GCCATGAGTCTGTTCAGCAGCGCCCTGGCGTCGGGGCAGTTGGGGCCTTTAATGAACCAGTTtggtctgccaacagaagctgTGGACGCAGCTAACAAAGGAG ATGTTGAGGCTTTTGCTAAAGCcatggagacagacagcaagTCTGACCATGAGGATGACGCCAAAGACAAAAAGGATGAAGATATGAG